A single genomic interval of Agromyces cerinus harbors:
- the mnhG gene encoding monovalent cation/H(+) antiporter subunit G: protein MSAAEIAVGLLILVSAFLSMAAGIGIVRFPDVLTRLHAATKPQVLGLATVLVAIVVQVPTWGVLTTVVLVMTFQLLTQPMTAHMLGRSAYRSDHVRRDLLIEDDLDRDIAEHDQTGR from the coding sequence ATGAGCGCCGCCGAGATCGCCGTCGGGCTGCTGATCCTGGTGAGCGCGTTCCTCTCGATGGCAGCGGGAATCGGCATCGTGCGGTTCCCCGACGTGCTGACCCGGTTGCACGCCGCGACGAAGCCGCAGGTGCTCGGGCTCGCGACCGTGCTCGTCGCGATCGTCGTGCAGGTGCCGACCTGGGGCGTGCTCACGACCGTGGTGCTCGTCATGACGTTCCAGCTGCTCACCCAGCCGATGACCGCGCACATGCTCGGCCGCTCGGCCTACCGCAGCGACCACGTGCGCCGCGACCTGCTGATCGAGGACGACCTCGATCGCGACATCGCCGAGCACGACCAGACCGGGCGCTGA
- a CDS encoding monovalent cation/H+ antiporter complex subunit F — MTFMQIVSLLAGIMFGIGALAAVYRIIRGPSILDRALATDVLLAIAICALGAEMAINTHTDTLVVMLVLAMFAVVGSISIARFMAKQDAS, encoded by the coding sequence ATGACCTTCATGCAGATCGTCAGCCTGCTGGCAGGCATCATGTTCGGCATCGGCGCGCTCGCGGCCGTCTACCGCATCATCCGCGGTCCGTCGATCCTCGACCGGGCCCTCGCGACCGACGTGCTGCTGGCCATCGCGATCTGCGCGCTCGGCGCCGAGATGGCGATCAACACGCACACCGACACCCTCGTGGTCATGCTCGTGCTCGCGATGTTCGCGGTCGTCGGCTCGATCTCGATCGCGCGGTTCATGGCGAAGCAGGACGCCTCATGA
- a CDS encoding Na+/H+ antiporter subunit E, with protein sequence MTHAAADVSRWRSVWRQLPLLVALVFLWVFLWDQVTVLTVVTGILLAIGVTRVLYLPPVLLSGRFNPWRGLLLGLRMMFDVTVASLQVAVLAIDPRWKPMNSIIAVQLLTRSDLVTTLTAEAISVVPGTVVVDIDRERGLLYLHALGTRTPADIDRVRSAVLGTEERIVLAIGTHAQAVSVREARRERRALRSQTKGAGS encoded by the coding sequence ATGACGCATGCTGCAGCGGATGTCTCGCGCTGGCGCTCGGTATGGCGGCAGTTGCCGCTGCTCGTCGCCCTCGTCTTCCTGTGGGTGTTCCTCTGGGATCAGGTGACCGTGCTCACCGTCGTGACCGGCATCCTGCTCGCGATCGGCGTGACCCGCGTGCTCTACCTGCCGCCGGTGCTGCTGAGTGGCCGCTTCAACCCGTGGCGGGGCCTGCTGCTCGGCCTCCGCATGATGTTCGACGTCACCGTCGCGTCGCTCCAGGTCGCCGTGCTGGCGATCGACCCGCGGTGGAAGCCGATGAACTCGATCATCGCCGTGCAGCTGCTCACCCGCTCCGATCTCGTGACCACGCTGACCGCCGAGGCGATCTCGGTCGTGCCCGGCACGGTGGTCGTCGATATCGATCGCGAAAGGGGCCTGCTCTACCTGCACGCCCTCGGCACGCGCACCCCGGCGGACATCGATCGGGTGCGCAGCGCCGTGCTCGGCACCGAGGAGCGCATCGTGCTCGCGATCGGCACGCACGCGCAGGCGGTCTCGGTGCGCGAGGCCCGTCGCGAACGCCGGGCGCTCCGCTCGCAGACGAAGGGAGCCGGTTCATGA
- a CDS encoding Na+/H+ antiporter subunit D, whose translation MTAVLVPLVVLLPLLGAATALILGRHRRAQMAVSLGVLAAVTVIAAVLLVSVDANGPAVVYVGGWDAPWGITLVVDRLSAIMLVISAIMLLVVLVYSVGQGIADQHRETPVSIFHPSYLILSAGVFNAFIAGDLFNLYVGFEILLSASYVLLTLGGTGERIRAGVTYIIVSLVSSLFFLSAIALIYGATGTVNIAQLSVRLAELPGDVQLMLHLLLLIAFGIKAAVFPLSFWLPDSYPTAPAPVTAVFAGLLTKVGVYAIIRTETVIFTESDVTVLLMVIGGLTMLIGILGALTQADIKRLLSFTLVSHIGYMIFGIALGTQLGYTATIYYVVHHITVQTTLFLTTGLIERFGGATSINRLAGLLKASPLLGVLFFIPALNLGGIPPFSGFLGKTGLFLAGGEEAAADPANAWLVWIVIAAGAITSLITLYALTRFWNMAFWRGRRELEGYESVLLGSVLEAPEGATVTATRTTPVLMVVATSALVMLTVCLTVFAGPLFELTGRAAADLLDAGAYVTAVFPGGIR comes from the coding sequence ATGACCGCCGTACTCGTGCCCCTCGTCGTGCTGCTGCCCCTGCTCGGGGCGGCCACCGCGCTGATCCTCGGCCGCCACCGCCGCGCCCAGATGGCCGTGAGCCTCGGCGTGCTCGCCGCGGTCACCGTGATCGCCGCGGTGCTGCTCGTCTCGGTCGACGCGAACGGCCCGGCCGTCGTCTACGTCGGCGGGTGGGATGCCCCGTGGGGCATCACCCTCGTCGTCGACCGCCTCTCGGCGATCATGCTCGTCATCTCGGCGATCATGCTGCTCGTCGTGCTCGTGTACTCCGTCGGGCAGGGCATCGCCGACCAGCATCGCGAGACGCCGGTGTCGATCTTCCACCCCTCGTACCTGATCCTCTCGGCGGGCGTCTTCAACGCGTTCATCGCGGGCGACCTGTTCAATCTCTACGTCGGCTTCGAGATCCTGCTGTCGGCGAGCTACGTGCTGCTCACGCTCGGCGGCACGGGCGAGCGCATCCGCGCGGGCGTCACGTACATCATCGTGAGCCTCGTCTCGTCGCTCTTCTTCCTGAGCGCCATCGCCCTCATCTACGGGGCGACCGGCACCGTCAACATCGCACAGCTCTCGGTGCGCCTCGCCGAGCTGCCCGGCGACGTGCAGCTCATGCTGCACCTGCTGCTGCTCATCGCCTTCGGCATCAAGGCGGCGGTCTTCCCGCTGTCGTTCTGGCTGCCCGACTCCTATCCGACGGCGCCTGCGCCGGTCACCGCGGTGTTCGCCGGCTTGCTCACGAAGGTCGGCGTCTACGCGATCATCCGCACCGAGACGGTGATCTTCACCGAGAGCGACGTCACGGTGCTGCTCATGGTGATCGGCGGGCTCACCATGCTCATCGGCATCCTCGGCGCGCTCACCCAGGCCGACATCAAGCGATTGCTCTCGTTCACGCTCGTGAGCCACATCGGCTACATGATCTTCGGCATCGCGCTCGGCACCCAGCTCGGCTACACGGCCACGATCTACTACGTCGTGCACCACATCACGGTGCAGACGACGCTGTTCCTCACCACCGGTCTCATCGAACGGTTCGGCGGTGCGACCTCCATCAACCGGCTCGCGGGACTCCTGAAGGCCTCGCCGCTGCTCGGCGTGCTGTTCTTCATCCCCGCACTGAACCTCGGCGGTATTCCGCCGTTCTCGGGCTTCCTCGGCAAGACCGGACTCTTCCTCGCGGGCGGCGAGGAGGCCGCGGCCGACCCCGCGAACGCCTGGCTCGTCTGGATCGTGATCGCCGCCGGCGCCATCACCTCGCTCATCACGCTCTACGCGCTCACCCGCTTCTGGAACATGGCGTTCTGGCGCGGCCGGCGCGAGCTCGAGGGCTACGAGTCGGTGCTGCTCGGCTCGGTGCTCGAGGCCCCAGAGGGCGCCACGGTCACCGCGACCCGCACCACGCCGGTGCTCATGGTCGTCGCGACGAGCGCGCTCGTCATGCTGACGGTCTGCCTCACGGTGTTCGCCGGGCCCCTCTTCGAGCTCACCGGACGTGCCGCGGCCGATCTGCTCGATGCCGGCGCTTACGTCACCGCCGTCTTCCCTGGAGGCATCCGATGA
- a CDS encoding Na(+)/H(+) antiporter subunit C: MTASLTLVVLMAVLFGAGVSIMLERSLTRVLIGFLLVGNAVNILIYLMSGAPGLAPILGEGVDPETISDPLPQAFVLTAIVINLGITAFMLALIYRSWWLAQLGAKGDLVDDEADIAEDAEEAADLIRSSAADDQAIQDLIDASDEEPDEDLDDALELEASARDRDDEEAKP; encoded by the coding sequence ATGACCGCCTCACTGACCCTCGTGGTGCTCATGGCAGTGCTCTTCGGCGCGGGCGTCTCGATCATGCTCGAGCGCAGCCTCACCCGCGTGCTCATCGGGTTCCTGCTCGTCGGCAACGCCGTCAACATCCTGATCTACCTCATGAGCGGGGCGCCGGGCCTCGCACCGATCCTGGGCGAGGGCGTCGACCCCGAGACCATCTCCGACCCGCTCCCCCAGGCCTTCGTGCTCACGGCGATCGTCATCAACCTCGGCATCACGGCGTTCATGCTCGCCCTGATCTACCGCTCGTGGTGGCTCGCGCAGCTCGGTGCGAAGGGCGACCTCGTCGACGACGAGGCCGACATCGCCGAAGACGCCGAGGAGGCGGCCGACCTCATCCGCAGCTCGGCGGCCGACGACCAGGCCATTCAAGACCTCATCGACGCGAGTGACGAGGAGCCCGACGAAGACCTCGACGACGCCCTCGAGCTCGAGGCATCCGCTCGCGACCGAGACGATGAGGAGGCCAAGCCATGA
- a CDS encoding Na+/H+ antiporter subunit A, whose amino-acid sequence MIFSLALFGALALVTPLLTKWLGRRVFAVIALLPAAVFVLLLTWLPGVLAGTPVVEIVPWIPTLDIALSFRLDALALLLALIVTGVGALVLLYCMHYFADDEPALGRFAALLLAFAGVMFGLVTADDVFILFTFWEATSVLSYLLIGHYTGRKESRGAALQALTVTTFGGLAMLVGLVILAVDGGTTSLSELVAHPVTGTAGEWAIALVLLGAISKSALVPFHFWLPAAMAAPTPVSAYLHAAAMVKAGVYLVARLAPGYADLDVWHPIVIGLGALTMLVGGWRALRQYDLKLLLAYGTVSQLGFLVMVTGFGTRDAALAGVALLLAHALFKATLFLVVGVVDHAAGTRDWRKLSGVGRRMPVIATIGIVAAASMAGVPPLLGFVAKEAVFSAFLEAVAAGDGWAWISLIAAFAGSVLTVAYSVRFVWGAFYSKKDVADCPLHAPSPAIAVAPGLLAAASVVAAFAIPFIEPLLAAYADELPGGHDYHLALWHGLEPALAISAVVFALGALLVWGRQRVARLQAAVAPVLDSARGYLGIVSVVDRLAATVTTTIQSRGLPGYLAIIVAVFIGGLGTLSILNTSWPSEIRLWDYPAQPFLAFVMAVAAIAAATVRQRMTAVLLVSVTGYGLVLLFGMSGAPDLALTQALVETIVLVVFVLVLRRLPKQIAQRNPPVHKLARGIIGALAGIVMGVLGLVALGARIEPTIAEGLPALALEAHGKNIVNVMLVDIRAWDTLGEISVLVAVATGVASLIFVSGRTGGAPRLDHVEGLVNRRDRLRPVPEPAWSIRAPRTSLADTEGETDAAGEAAETRQTWLLAGRTISPRNRSILIEVLVRLLFHPAIIVSVFLLFVGHNAPGGGFAGGLLAGLALVARYLAGGRYELGEAAPVDAGRLLGTGLLLAAGTAAGSLLFGGPVFESAWFETEVPLLGTISIGTSTLFDIGVYLVVVGLVLDILRSLGGEVDRQEERQTADDGDGDFTTGDGEGTAEHREGVEHADGAEYSGDARLPNREGASR is encoded by the coding sequence ATGATCTTCAGCCTCGCCCTGTTCGGTGCGCTCGCCCTGGTCACGCCACTCCTCACGAAGTGGCTCGGACGTCGGGTGTTCGCCGTCATCGCGTTGCTGCCGGCCGCCGTCTTCGTGCTGCTGCTCACCTGGCTGCCCGGGGTGCTCGCCGGCACCCCCGTCGTCGAGATCGTGCCGTGGATCCCCACCCTCGACATCGCGCTGAGCTTCCGGCTCGACGCCCTCGCGCTGCTCCTCGCCCTCATCGTCACGGGCGTCGGCGCCCTCGTGCTGCTCTACTGCATGCACTACTTCGCCGACGACGAGCCCGCGCTCGGCCGGTTCGCGGCGTTGCTCCTCGCCTTCGCCGGCGTCATGTTCGGCCTCGTCACGGCCGACGACGTGTTCATCCTGTTCACGTTCTGGGAGGCGACGAGCGTGCTCTCGTACCTCCTGATCGGCCACTACACGGGCCGGAAGGAGAGCCGCGGTGCCGCGCTGCAGGCACTGACCGTGACGACGTTCGGCGGGCTCGCGATGCTCGTCGGCCTCGTCATCCTCGCCGTCGACGGCGGCACCACCTCGCTCTCCGAGCTCGTCGCCCACCCCGTGACCGGCACGGCCGGCGAGTGGGCGATCGCGCTCGTGCTGCTCGGCGCGATCTCCAAGAGCGCCCTCGTGCCGTTCCACTTCTGGCTGCCGGCGGCGATGGCCGCGCCCACGCCGGTGAGCGCCTACCTGCACGCCGCGGCGATGGTGAAGGCGGGCGTCTACCTCGTCGCCCGCCTCGCCCCCGGCTACGCCGACCTCGATGTGTGGCATCCGATCGTCATCGGACTCGGCGCGCTCACGATGCTCGTCGGCGGCTGGCGAGCGCTGCGTCAGTACGACCTGAAGCTCCTGCTCGCCTACGGCACCGTGAGCCAGCTCGGCTTCCTCGTCATGGTCACGGGCTTCGGCACCCGCGACGCAGCACTCGCAGGCGTCGCCCTGCTGCTCGCCCACGCCCTCTTCAAGGCGACGCTCTTCCTCGTCGTCGGCGTCGTCGACCACGCCGCGGGCACTCGCGACTGGCGCAAGCTCTCGGGCGTCGGCCGGCGCATGCCCGTGATCGCGACGATCGGAATCGTCGCCGCCGCATCGATGGCGGGCGTGCCGCCGCTGCTCGGCTTCGTCGCGAAGGAGGCGGTGTTCTCCGCCTTCCTCGAGGCGGTCGCCGCGGGCGACGGGTGGGCGTGGATCTCCCTCATCGCGGCCTTCGCCGGCTCGGTGCTGACGGTCGCCTACTCGGTGCGCTTCGTCTGGGGCGCCTTCTACTCCAAGAAGGATGTCGCGGACTGCCCGCTGCACGCTCCGAGCCCCGCGATCGCGGTGGCGCCCGGCCTCCTCGCCGCAGCCAGCGTCGTCGCGGCGTTCGCGATCCCGTTCATCGAGCCGCTGCTCGCGGCCTACGCCGACGAACTGCCCGGCGGCCACGACTACCACCTGGCCCTCTGGCACGGCCTCGAGCCCGCCCTCGCGATCTCGGCCGTCGTCTTCGCCCTCGGTGCACTGCTCGTGTGGGGCCGCCAGCGGGTCGCGCGCCTGCAGGCCGCCGTGGCGCCGGTGCTCGACTCGGCCCGCGGCTACCTCGGCATCGTGTCGGTCGTCGACCGGCTCGCGGCGACGGTCACGACGACCATCCAGTCGCGGGGCCTGCCCGGTTACCTCGCGATCATCGTCGCGGTCTTCATCGGCGGCCTCGGCACGCTGTCGATCCTGAACACCTCGTGGCCGAGCGAGATCCGGCTCTGGGACTACCCCGCGCAGCCGTTCCTCGCCTTCGTCATGGCGGTCGCCGCGATCGCCGCGGCCACGGTGCGCCAGCGCATGACGGCGGTGCTGCTCGTGAGCGTCACGGGCTACGGGCTCGTGCTGCTCTTCGGAATGTCGGGCGCCCCCGACCTCGCCCTCACGCAGGCGCTCGTCGAGACCATCGTGCTCGTCGTCTTCGTGCTCGTGCTGCGGCGCCTGCCCAAGCAGATCGCCCAGCGCAACCCGCCGGTGCACAAGCTCGCGCGCGGCATCATCGGCGCCCTCGCCGGCATCGTCATGGGCGTGCTCGGCCTCGTCGCCCTCGGCGCCCGCATCGAACCGACGATCGCCGAGGGCCTGCCCGCCCTCGCGCTCGAGGCGCACGGCAAGAACATCGTGAACGTCATGCTCGTCGACATCCGCGCGTGGGACACCCTCGGCGAGATCTCGGTGCTCGTCGCGGTCGCCACCGGCGTCGCGAGCCTCATCTTCGTGTCGGGCCGCACGGGCGGCGCCCCTCGTCTCGACCATGTCGAGGGGCTCGTGAACCGCCGCGACCGGCTGCGGCCGGTGCCCGAGCCCGCGTGGTCGATCCGCGCGCCCCGCACGAGTCTCGCCGACACCGAGGGCGAGACGGATGCCGCGGGCGAGGCCGCCGAGACCCGGCAGACGTGGCTCCTGGCGGGCCGCACGATCTCGCCGCGCAACCGCTCGATCCTCATCGAGGTGCTCGTGCGCCTGCTCTTCCACCCCGCGATCATCGTGTCGGTGTTCCTCCTCTTCGTCGGGCACAACGCCCCGGGCGGCGGCTTCGCCGGCGGCCTGCTCGCGGGCCTCGCCCTCGTCGCGCGTTACCTCGCCGGCGGCCGCTACGAACTCGGCGAGGCCGCGCCGGTCGACGCGGGGCGCCTGCTCGGCACCGGCCTGCTGCTCGCTGCGGGCACCGCCGCCGGTTCGCTGCTCTTCGGCGGCCCGGTCTTCGAGTCCGCGTGGTTCGAGACCGAGGTGCCGCTGCTCGGCACGATCTCGATCGGCACCTCGACGCTCTTCGACATCGGCGTCTACCTCGTGGTCGTCGGCCTCGTGCTCGACATCCTGCGCTCCCTCGGCGGCGAGGTCGACCGCCAGGAGGAGCGGCAGACGGCCGACGACGGCGACGGCGACTTCACGACGGGCGACGGCGAGGGTACTGCCGAGCACCGTGAGGGCGTCGAGCACGCCGACGGCGCCGAGTACAGCGGCGATGCCCGCCTGCCGAACCGCGAAGGGGCAAGCCGATGA
- a CDS encoding ATP-binding protein, translated as MDSISNPYTPNAGAAPEIVVGRDDQLDSFRVLLRRLERGRTEQSMIITGLRGVGKTVLLGQFMDIASAAKWEVVEIEAAKHDDARFRQSMFSQLKAALLRLSPRARWTERSRRAAEVLSAFAVSVDQQGTFSVSWDVPPAEGLGDHGDLSMDLTDVFVALGEAAAEQGRGVALLIDEVQFLGRSQLEALIQAVHKTVQRKLPITFVGAGLPQIAELAGDAKSYAERLFKFPRIGSLSSDDARKALIEPALVEGVVYDEDAVDLAVEITQGYPYFIQELGYQVWGVASDDRVHRDDVEIARDAYEAKLDGSFFRVRLDRATPLQTAYMRAMAELGSAPQKASDVARVMGRESTQVGPTRAELIDMGLLYTPEHGYAAFTVPDFDRFMLRAVPELTVPEVRKRKG; from the coding sequence ATGGACAGCATCAGCAACCCCTACACGCCGAACGCCGGTGCTGCCCCCGAGATCGTCGTCGGCAGAGACGACCAACTCGATTCCTTCCGGGTGCTGCTGCGGCGGCTCGAACGCGGGCGCACGGAACAGTCCATGATCATCACCGGACTCCGGGGCGTCGGCAAGACGGTGCTGCTCGGCCAATTCATGGACATCGCGAGCGCGGCGAAGTGGGAGGTCGTCGAGATCGAGGCGGCGAAGCACGACGACGCCCGGTTCCGGCAGTCGATGTTCTCGCAGTTGAAGGCCGCCCTCCTCCGGCTCTCTCCCCGAGCCCGATGGACCGAGCGAAGCCGGCGCGCCGCCGAAGTGCTGAGCGCGTTCGCGGTGTCCGTCGATCAGCAGGGCACGTTCAGCGTGTCCTGGGACGTTCCGCCTGCCGAGGGGCTCGGCGACCACGGCGACCTGTCGATGGACCTGACCGACGTCTTCGTCGCACTCGGCGAAGCGGCCGCCGAGCAGGGGCGCGGCGTCGCGCTGCTCATCGACGAGGTGCAGTTCCTCGGGCGCTCGCAACTCGAAGCGCTGATCCAGGCGGTGCACAAGACGGTGCAGCGCAAGCTCCCGATCACGTTCGTCGGCGCGGGTCTGCCGCAGATCGCCGAGCTCGCGGGCGACGCGAAGTCGTACGCCGAGCGCCTGTTCAAGTTTCCGCGGATCGGGTCGCTCTCGAGCGACGACGCTCGCAAGGCGCTCATCGAGCCCGCGCTCGTCGAGGGAGTCGTCTACGACGAGGACGCCGTCGATCTCGCCGTCGAGATCACACAGGGATACCCCTACTTCATCCAGGAGCTCGGCTACCAGGTGTGGGGCGTGGCATCCGACGATCGTGTGCATCGCGACGACGTCGAGATCGCGAGAGACGCCTACGAGGCGAAGCTCGACGGCTCGTTCTTCAGGGTGCGGCTCGATCGCGCCACGCCGCTGCAGACGGCCTACATGCGGGCGATGGCGGAGCTGGGTTCGGCGCCGCAGAAGGCCTCCGACGTCGCGCGGGTCATGGGGCGCGAGTCGACCCAGGTGGGTCCGACCCGTGCAGAGCTCATCGACATGGGCCTGCTCTACACGCCCGAGCACGGCTACGCCGCCTTCACCGTGCCCGACTTCGACCGCTTCATGCTGCGCGCGGTGCCCGAGCTGACCGTGCCCGAGGTGCGCAAGCGCAAGGGCTGA
- a CDS encoding sigma-70 family RNA polymerase sigma factor, which produces MTDRRMLARRFETERPRLRAIATRLLGSTADADDAVQETWLRLEGVDVGRIENLSAWLTTVVSRVSLDMLKAPRRSREHSWQVQPWRDEPVAVDVDPAEFAAQGERVSVALLVVLETLSPAERIALVLHDVFGQSFEEIAIVLDRTPAAARQLGSRARRRVRGAEEPHRPDRARGRRIVESWLAAAESGDLTALLSLLDDGAVLHADYGETSQVVEGARAIAEQAMLSGRLAAHSTPILIDGRPGVAAVMHGRLVSIMAFDLHGERIVGLRVLADPARLERLGVAAAIEPPAE; this is translated from the coding sequence ATGACGGATCGACGAATGCTCGCCCGCCGGTTCGAAACCGAGCGCCCGCGCCTGCGTGCCATCGCGACGCGGCTGCTGGGCTCGACCGCCGACGCCGACGACGCGGTGCAGGAGACATGGCTTCGGCTCGAGGGCGTCGACGTCGGCCGCATCGAGAATCTGTCGGCATGGCTCACCACCGTCGTCTCCCGAGTGAGTCTCGACATGCTGAAGGCGCCGCGACGGAGCCGTGAGCACTCGTGGCAGGTCCAACCGTGGCGTGACGAACCCGTCGCGGTGGACGTCGACCCCGCCGAATTCGCCGCGCAGGGTGAGCGGGTGAGCGTCGCGCTCCTCGTGGTGCTCGAGACACTCAGTCCAGCCGAGCGGATCGCACTCGTGCTGCACGACGTGTTCGGGCAGTCGTTCGAGGAGATCGCGATCGTGCTCGACCGCACGCCCGCGGCGGCCCGCCAGCTCGGCTCCCGCGCACGACGACGGGTGCGCGGCGCCGAGGAACCGCACCGGCCTGACCGCGCCCGCGGCCGGCGGATCGTCGAGTCATGGCTGGCCGCGGCGGAGTCCGGCGACCTCACTGCGCTGCTCTCGCTGCTCGACGACGGCGCAGTACTGCATGCGGACTACGGCGAGACGAGCCAGGTCGTGGAGGGTGCCCGGGCGATCGCCGAGCAGGCAATGCTGTCGGGGCGACTCGCCGCGCATTCGACGCCGATTCTCATCGACGGCCGGCCCGGGGTCGCCGCCGTCATGCACGGACGGCTCGTGTCGATCATGGCGTTCGATCTTCACGGTGAGCGGATCGTCGGCCTCCGAGTGTTGGCCGATCCGGCCCGCCTGGAACGGCTCGGCGTCGCCGCGGCCATCGAGCCGCCCGCGGAATGA
- a CDS encoding SDR family oxidoreductase, with the protein MHAPLLVTGGTGNIGGRVVPLLRDAGRDVRILSRHPRDDAPGLQYVEGDTVSGRGLDAALAGVDVVLHLAGGAKGDDLAAAQLSRAARDAGVRHLVLISVVGADRMPIGYFRAKAEAEATISASGVPWTILRVAQLHDFVLPVVRGMAKLPFLPVPGGLRFEPVDRDEVAARLAELTLGDPAGRVADLAGPEVLDVPALVAGYREVHGAARRGRVPIRMPGAVGRAYRAGDNLAADGAQRGVRSWREYLAALAAANDGEKAGAR; encoded by the coding sequence ATGCATGCACCTCTGCTCGTGACCGGCGGCACCGGCAACATCGGGGGCCGCGTCGTGCCGCTGCTCCGCGACGCCGGTCGAGACGTGCGGATCCTGTCGAGGCATCCGCGCGACGATGCACCTGGACTTCAGTATGTCGAAGGCGACACCGTCAGCGGACGCGGACTCGACGCAGCCCTCGCCGGCGTCGACGTCGTGCTCCACCTGGCGGGCGGTGCCAAGGGCGACGACCTCGCCGCGGCGCAGCTGTCGCGGGCCGCACGCGACGCGGGTGTGCGTCATCTCGTGCTGATCTCAGTGGTCGGAGCTGACCGAATGCCCATCGGGTACTTCCGTGCGAAGGCCGAGGCAGAGGCCACGATCTCCGCCTCCGGCGTGCCGTGGACGATCCTGCGCGTCGCCCAGCTGCACGACTTCGTGCTTCCGGTGGTTCGTGGCATGGCGAAGCTGCCGTTCCTGCCGGTGCCGGGAGGGCTGCGTTTCGAGCCGGTGGATCGCGACGAGGTCGCCGCCCGCCTGGCCGAGCTCACGCTCGGCGATCCGGCGGGTCGGGTCGCGGATCTCGCCGGGCCCGAGGTGCTTGACGTCCCGGCGCTCGTGGCGGGCTACCGCGAAGTGCACGGCGCCGCACGCCGGGGCCGAGTGCCGATCCGGATGCCCGGTGCGGTCGGCCGAGCGTACCGCGCCGGCGACAATCTCGCCGCCGACGGGGCGCAACGCGGCGTGCGCAGTTGGCGCGAGTACCTCGCGGCGCTCGCCGCAGCGAACGACGGAGAGAAGGCCGGAGCGCGGTGA
- a CDS encoding response regulator → MNVRVVLVDDHPVVRAGLSALISGTDDLEVVGEARDLATARSVVAATRPDVVLMDLDLGEGPGGAAVTSELRALDDPPRVLVLTTYATEADILRALDAGASGYLLKDAPAPELFAGIRATARGETVLASSVAATLVRRAASPGPVVTEREVAVLELLAQGLGNREMAKELFVSEATVKSHLSHIYTKLGVDTRAGAVAAAMERRIIRR, encoded by the coding sequence ATGAACGTGCGCGTCGTGCTCGTCGACGACCATCCCGTCGTTCGCGCCGGGCTCTCGGCGCTCATCTCGGGAACCGACGACCTCGAGGTCGTCGGCGAGGCGCGCGACCTCGCGACGGCGCGGTCGGTCGTCGCGGCGACGCGACCCGACGTCGTGCTGATGGACCTCGACCTCGGCGAGGGCCCCGGCGGCGCCGCCGTCACCTCCGAACTGCGAGCGCTCGACGACCCGCCGCGCGTGCTCGTGCTCACGACGTACGCCACCGAGGCCGACATCCTGCGCGCACTCGATGCCGGGGCGAGCGGTTACCTGCTGAAGGATGCCCCTGCGCCCGAGCTGTTCGCCGGGATCCGGGCGACCGCTCGAGGCGAGACGGTGCTCGCGTCCTCGGTCGCGGCCACGCTCGTGCGCCGCGCAGCCTCGCCCGGCCCCGTCGTCACCGAACGCGAGGTCGCCGTGCTCGAGCTGCTCGCACAGGGCCTCGGCAATCGCGAGATGGCGAAGGAGCTCTTCGTCTCGGAGGCGACCGTGAAGTCGCACCTCTCGCACATCTACACGAAGCTCGGCGTCGACACCCGGGCCGGCGCGGTAGCCGCCGCGATGGAACGGCGCATCATCCGCCGCTGA